The genomic DNA CTTCGAGGCCGACGGCGGCCCCAACCTCGGTTACAAGGTCCGCCCCAAGGGTGGCTACTTCCCCGTCGCGCCGTACGACCACTACGTCGACCTGCGCGACGAGATGTCGACCAACCTGATCAACGCCGGGTTCACCCTGGAGCGCGGTCACCACGAGGTGGGCACCGCCGGCCAGGCCGAGATCAACTACAAGTTCAACACCCTGCTGCACGCGGCCGACGATGTGCTGCTGTTCAAGTACATCATCAAGAACACCGCGTGGCAGAACGGCAAGACCGTCACCTTCATGCCCAAGCCGCTGTTCGGTGACAACGGTTCCGGCATGCACGCCCACCAGTCGCTGTGGAAGGACGGCCAGCCGCTGTTCCACGACGAGTCGGGTTACGCGGGCCTGTCCGACATCGCCCGCCACTACATCGGCGGCATCCTGCACCACGCCCCGTCGCTGCTGGCGTTCACCAACCCGACGGTGAACTCCTACAAGCGTCTGGTGCCGGGCTACGAGGCCCCGATCAACCTGGTGTACAGCCAGCGCAACCGCTCGGCCTGTGTCCGTATCCCGATCACCGGCAACAACCCGAAGGCCAAGCGCCTCGAGTTCCGCTGCCCGGACAGCTCTGGCAACCCGTACCTGGCATTCGCGGCCATGCTGATGGCCGGCATCGACGGCATCAAGAAGAAGATCGAGCCCCTGGCCCCGGTCGACAAGGACCTCTACGAGCTGCCGCCGGACGAGGCCGCCAACATCCCGCAGGCGCCCACCTCGCTGTCGGCGGTGATCGACCGCCTCGAAGAGGATCACGAGTACCTCACCGAGGGTGGCGTGTTCACCGAGGACCTGATCGAGACGTGGATCTCCTACAAGCGGGAGAACGAGATCATGCCGATCCAGATCCGGCCTCACCCGTACGAGTTCTCGCTGTACTACGACGTGTAAGTCGGCACGTTCTAGCGCGACGTCCAAGTCGTAAGGCATAAAAAAGGCCGGGTGGCTTCCTTCGGGGGCCACCCGGCCTTTCTGCATCCGTGGCACGCGTCGATT from Mycobacterium sp. DL440 includes the following:
- the glnA gene encoding type I glutamate--ammonia ligase — translated: MAEKTSDDIFKLIKDENVEYVDIRFCDLPGVVQHFSIPASAFDASVFEDGLAFDGSSVRGFQSIHESDMMLLPDPDTARIDPFRAAKTLNLNFFVHDPFTREAYSRDPRNVARKAENYLASTGIADTCFFGAEAEFYIFDSVSFDSKMNGTFYEVDSESAWWNTGEPFEADGGPNLGYKVRPKGGYFPVAPYDHYVDLRDEMSTNLINAGFTLERGHHEVGTAGQAEINYKFNTLLHAADDVLLFKYIIKNTAWQNGKTVTFMPKPLFGDNGSGMHAHQSLWKDGQPLFHDESGYAGLSDIARHYIGGILHHAPSLLAFTNPTVNSYKRLVPGYEAPINLVYSQRNRSACVRIPITGNNPKAKRLEFRCPDSSGNPYLAFAAMLMAGIDGIKKKIEPLAPVDKDLYELPPDEAANIPQAPTSLSAVIDRLEEDHEYLTEGGVFTEDLIETWISYKRENEIMPIQIRPHPYEFSLYYDV